In Nostoc sp. GT001, a genomic segment contains:
- a CDS encoding type 2 lanthipeptide synthetase LanM family protein: MKVQKSDLTQIIAQASCLSERLGKKLQVTDSEEQLTSRLQRWCKVSAHGNWEKFQKRLLWDGLDVEQVQQALRSLPVVDSQILPVWSETLRAMIETASNFHPPSLTPINPQTLAFQELLLPTISVARQQLLIRLGTNSLSDEHLPLKILSESSYLTFECSLLEKLLNLSAKTFTAEYSRFVALEQKFPHRTGIQSQNQTNPQDKYNTFVEKLLGDGMLGFFQQYPVLGRLMATAVDFWVEAIADFLQRLQADIPAIQQIFSSSQPHLGKVIDIQPSLSDPHHQGRTVIALTFESGLKLVYKPKGLGAEVAFTQFLDWCNQQDISLPFKVLKICDRVDYGWVEYVEHLPCADKAAAQRFYQRSGMLLCLLHILRVTDCHHQNLVANGEHFVLVDMETLMQPEAKLMADFPQETEVEKILGKQFCDSVVRTGLLPRWGFLENGCIAYQNNALSRCQNHPSPALTNVPMLNGIPLEGGDYLDEIVWGFEQMYRLLISRKHILLAEDSPLAALKNVQVRFMFRMSQVYAKILEHIQSPKWLRNGIDRSIEIDHLSRAFLVVDEKPHYWGILSKELQAMEQLDIPYFSACSGSDELVLEPGKSIAEYFQEPSYKTVQTQLENLSEADLARQVEIIKGCFYAEGKAVNLQTASFPPEPVKSQSHSLISLTKQQLLQEATRLAEEIQARAIWGNDGSVKWIGFNYFSNAKCFQFEPLGDNLYNGNSGIALFLAALDYVRGTNQFRELVMGALFSTRKFLQTFDFESHRRFVRQGIGGGMGLGSLIYGLVTTSQFLKEPALMEDAEGIANFITPKLIASDQQFNIIYGASGAILGLLSLYHHTQETKVLERAINCGQHLLNHQVKVAGIPQAWNILQQGQHPGFFHGAGGIAYALFRLYTVTADSAYLAAAKAAITYERSVFLQKSEENIQSSRFDIAGEIILARLASLSILKTDDVYQELEIVVRTTNTNNLIDVDSIECGNFGKIEMLLLAAQKLNRPELREEVLIRASSIVNRGQLARGYQFLKLPNSVFNPGLFQGTAGIGYELLRLVEDSLPSVLSL; the protein is encoded by the coding sequence ATGAAAGTTCAAAAATCTGACTTAACGCAGATTATTGCTCAAGCTAGCTGTTTATCTGAACGCCTGGGCAAAAAGTTACAAGTTACTGATAGCGAAGAACAGCTAACATCACGTCTTCAGCGATGGTGTAAGGTAAGCGCTCATGGAAACTGGGAAAAATTCCAGAAGCGGCTACTTTGGGACGGCTTAGATGTTGAGCAAGTACAGCAGGCTTTGCGATCGCTCCCTGTAGTGGATAGTCAAATTTTACCAGTTTGGTCAGAGACTTTAAGGGCGATGATTGAAACTGCTTCTAATTTTCATCCCCCATCATTGACTCCGATTAATCCCCAAACCTTAGCATTTCAAGAACTATTGCTACCGACAATCTCTGTGGCGCGACAGCAGTTATTAATTCGTTTGGGTACTAATTCCCTATCTGATGAACATCTACCTTTAAAAATACTCTCTGAGTCCTCTTACCTCACTTTTGAGTGTAGCTTGTTGGAAAAACTACTCAATCTCAGTGCCAAAACTTTCACAGCAGAATATTCCCGTTTTGTTGCCTTGGAGCAGAAATTTCCTCATCGGACGGGAATACAATCACAAAATCAGACTAATCCTCAAGATAAATACAATACTTTTGTGGAGAAACTCTTAGGGGATGGAATGTTAGGGTTTTTCCAGCAATATCCTGTTTTAGGACGCTTAATGGCAACTGCTGTTGATTTTTGGGTGGAAGCAATCGCAGATTTCCTGCAACGTCTGCAAGCAGATATTCCAGCAATTCAACAAATATTCTCATCATCCCAGCCTCATCTGGGAAAAGTCATTGACATTCAGCCTTCCCTTTCCGATCCCCATCATCAAGGAAGAACGGTAATTGCCCTTACCTTTGAATCGGGACTAAAACTAGTATATAAACCTAAAGGCTTAGGGGCAGAAGTAGCTTTTACTCAGTTCTTAGATTGGTGCAATCAGCAGGATATTTCCTTACCTTTCAAAGTTCTAAAAATATGCGATCGCGTTGATTATGGTTGGGTAGAATATGTTGAGCATCTACCCTGTGCAGACAAAGCAGCAGCACAACGATTTTACCAGCGATCGGGAATGCTATTGTGTTTACTGCATATCTTAAGAGTAACTGACTGTCACCATCAGAATTTAGTCGCCAATGGGGAACATTTTGTCCTGGTGGATATGGAAACCCTCATGCAACCAGAGGCGAAACTGATGGCAGACTTTCCCCAAGAAACGGAAGTTGAGAAAATACTCGGTAAACAGTTCTGCGATTCTGTAGTCCGTACCGGGCTTCTCCCTCGTTGGGGTTTTCTAGAAAATGGCTGCATTGCCTATCAAAATAATGCCCTCAGCAGATGTCAGAATCATCCCTCTCCTGCACTAACGAACGTACCCATGTTAAATGGTATTCCTCTTGAAGGTGGGGACTATCTTGATGAAATTGTGTGGGGATTTGAACAGATGTATCGTCTGTTAATTTCTCGTAAGCATATTTTACTAGCTGAGGATAGTCCTTTGGCGGCATTGAAAAATGTGCAAGTGCGATTTATGTTTAGGATGAGTCAGGTTTATGCAAAAATTTTAGAACACATTCAATCCCCAAAATGGCTGCGTAATGGAATTGATAGAAGTATAGAAATTGATCACCTAAGTCGAGCATTTCTGGTTGTTGACGAAAAACCCCATTATTGGGGGATTTTATCAAAGGAACTCCAGGCAATGGAGCAGTTAGATATTCCCTATTTTAGTGCTTGTTCTGGCAGCGATGAACTAGTGTTAGAGCCGGGAAAATCTATTGCAGAGTATTTCCAGGAGCCAAGTTACAAAACTGTGCAGACTCAGCTAGAAAACTTGAGTGAAGCAGATTTGGCGCGACAAGTAGAAATTATTAAAGGTTGTTTTTATGCCGAAGGAAAGGCAGTAAATTTACAGACAGCTTCATTCCCTCCAGAACCCGTGAAAAGTCAGAGCCATAGCTTAATTTCTTTGACAAAACAACAGTTACTTCAAGAAGCAACGCGGCTGGCAGAGGAAATTCAAGCACGGGCAATTTGGGGAAATGATGGTAGTGTGAAGTGGATTGGTTTTAACTACTTTTCCAATGCTAAGTGTTTTCAGTTTGAACCTCTAGGTGATAATCTCTACAATGGTAATAGCGGTATTGCTCTATTTTTGGCAGCTTTGGATTATGTGAGGGGAACAAACCAGTTCCGAGAATTGGTGATGGGAGCGTTGTTTTCTACCCGCAAGTTTTTACAAACATTTGATTTTGAGTCTCATCGCAGATTTGTCAGACAAGGAATTGGGGGTGGTATGGGTTTAGGTTCCCTTATCTACGGTTTGGTGACAACTAGCCAATTTCTTAAGGAACCTGCACTTATGGAAGATGCAGAGGGGATTGCCAATTTCATTACCCCCAAATTGATTGCATCTGACCAGCAATTTAATATTATTTATGGGGCATCAGGGGCTATTTTGGGGTTATTGTCTCTTTATCACCACACTCAAGAGACAAAGGTTTTAGAACGGGCTATTAACTGCGGTCAGCATTTATTAAACCATCAAGTGAAGGTGGCAGGAATACCCCAGGCGTGGAATATTTTACAGCAAGGGCAACATCCGGGTTTCTTTCATGGTGCAGGGGGAATTGCTTATGCTCTATTTAGGCTCTATACTGTCACCGCAGATTCCGCCTATTTAGCAGCAGCAAAGGCAGCAATTACTTATGAGCGGAGTGTATTTCTACAAAAATCAGAAGAAAATATTCAATCCAGCAGGTTTGATATTGCAGGGGAAATTATTTTAGCGCGTTTAGCTAGTTTGTCTATTTTAAAGACAGATGATGTTTATCAAGAATTAGAAATAGTTGTAAGAACTACAAACACAAATAATTTGATTGATGTAGATTCTATTGAGTGCGGTAATTTTGGCAAGATAGAGATGCTATTACTAGCTGCACAAAAACTTAACCGACCAGAGTTACGAGAAGAGGTACTTATCAGAGCTTCTTCGATAGTAAATCGTGGTCAACTTGCTAGAGGTTATCAATTTTTGAAATTGCCAAATTCCGTGTTTAATCCTGGTTTATTTCAGGGGACTGCGGGGATAGGTTATGAGTTATTGCGGCTGGTTGAAGATTCGCTTCCCTCAGTATTATCGTTATAG
- a CDS encoding extracellular solute-binding protein, translated as MRIPRFAKVLVAFLAGVMLVQLLHACSPRSQAAEKTRLTIATVNNGDMVVMQGLSRKFESANPDIQLRWVVLEENVLRQRTTTDVASQGGQFDVMTIGSYETPIWARRDWLRPLDLGANYDVNDLLKPIREGLSNDGKLYAVPFYGESSMLYYRKDLFEKAGITVPQQPTYPQMREWASKIHNPANGVYGVCLRGKPGWGENMAFVSTLVNTYGGRWFDMKWQPTINTPPWKEAIAFYVDLLNKYGPPGASSNGFNENLALFSTGKCGIWVDAIVTTXLXMNPMNSNIISTGSAIKLNEASLFNLGNNVRVPNYDRHQITNGIVHIGVGGFHRAHQALYLDNYFHQNLGNEWGICGVGLLEFDKRMRDALESQDCLYTLVEKSPEGDRARVIGAITKYLFAPDNRQAVIDTLADPKCRIVTLTITEGGYYYIEGSGEFDANHPTIQYDLQHPDEPIGVYGFLTAALDRRRQQGIAPFTVLSCDNLQGNGNIARKMLTAFAQMQNPELGHWVAENVAFPNCMVDRITPATTPADIKMVAEQFNIDDAFPVVAEPFLQWVVEDNFSAGRPDWESVGVQMTKDVHPYEMMKIRLLNASHLLIGYLGSLAGYTYVHEVMADPLIRQAVDNLMAEVTPTLQPVPGIDLDNYKKTLIERFANPKIRDQLPRLCLNSSAKMPKFVLGSVRDALHQARAIDYMSLTVAAWFRYLNGLDDQGNAIAIDDPIGGTLTQLAHSSGGDAKPLLNLTEIFGDLSQSPLFVDAVTNYLRRLYEFGAKETLARF; from the coding sequence ATGCGTATCCCCCGCTTCGCTAAAGTGCTGGTTGCATTTCTCGCTGGAGTGATGCTGGTGCAACTTCTACACGCTTGTTCACCACGTTCGCAAGCCGCAGAGAAAACTAGACTGACGATCGCCACAGTTAATAATGGCGACATGGTGGTGATGCAAGGGCTTTCTCGCAAATTTGAGTCAGCTAATCCTGATATTCAACTCAGGTGGGTTGTGCTGGAAGAAAATGTGTTGCGTCAACGCACAACTACAGATGTTGCAAGCCAAGGTGGGCAGTTTGATGTGATGACCATTGGTTCCTATGAAACACCAATCTGGGCTAGGCGGGATTGGTTAAGACCCTTGGATCTAGGCGCAAACTATGACGTAAATGACCTGCTCAAACCTATACGCGAAGGACTTTCCAACGATGGCAAACTCTATGCCGTGCCATTTTATGGGGAAAGTTCCATGCTGTACTACCGAAAAGATTTGTTTGAGAAAGCCGGGATTACGGTTCCTCAACAGCCAACTTATCCCCAGATGAGAGAATGGGCAAGCAAAATCCATAATCCAGCAAATGGGGTTTATGGAGTTTGCCTGCGCGGAAAACCCGGTTGGGGTGAAAACATGGCATTTGTTTCCACATTGGTTAATACCTATGGTGGACGGTGGTTTGACATGAAGTGGCAACCGACAATTAATACTCCACCTTGGAAAGAGGCGATCGCCTTTTATGTTGATTTGCTTAATAAATATGGGCCGCCGGGAGCCAGTTCCAATGGATTTAACGAGAATCTGGCGTTATTCTCGACAGGCAAATGCGGGATATGGGTAGATGCAATCGTCACCACCNNNCTCNNNATGAATCCAATGAACAGCAATATCATCAGCACAGGATCAGCAATCAAACTGAATGAAGCATCTCTGTTTAATTTAGGAAATAACGTTCGCGTACCCAATTACGATCGCCATCAAATCACTAATGGTATTGTCCATATTGGTGTGGGTGGGTTCCATCGGGCACATCAGGCGTTATACCTGGATAATTACTTTCATCAAAATCTCGGTAATGAATGGGGAATCTGCGGAGTTGGGCTACTAGAATTCGACAAACGGATGCGGGATGCACTGGAATCACAAGATTGTTTATATACCTTGGTTGAAAAGTCACCAGAAGGCGATCGCGCTCGTGTGATTGGGGCAATTACAAAATATCTGTTTGCCCCAGATAACCGCCAAGCTGTGATTGACACCTTAGCAGATCCCAAATGCCGCATCGTCACCCTCACCATTACCGAAGGAGGCTACTACTATATTGAAGGTAGCGGTGAATTCGATGCCAATCACCCGACAATTCAATACGATTTGCAGCATCCTGATGAACCAATTGGAGTATATGGCTTTTTGACAGCAGCCCTCGATCGCCGCCGTCAACAGGGAATAGCACCATTTACCGTATTGTCCTGCGACAACTTGCAAGGTAACGGCAACATTGCCCGCAAAATGTTAACCGCATTTGCCCAAATGCAGAACCCAGAATTGGGGCATTGGGTTGCCGAAAATGTAGCGTTTCCCAACTGTATGGTCGATCGCATTACCCCTGCCACCACCCCAGCAGATATCAAAATGGTGGCGGAACAATTCAACATCGATGATGCCTTTCCAGTTGTTGCCGAACCGTTTCTTCAGTGGGTAGTCGAAGACAATTTCAGCGCAGGTAGACCCGATTGGGAATCAGTTGGTGTGCAGATGACTAAGGATGTTCATCCTTATGAAATGATGAAAATCCGGCTGCTCAACGCCAGTCACTTGTTGATTGGCTATCTCGGCTCCTTGGCAGGCTACACTTACGTTCATGAAGTCATGGCAGATCCATTGATTCGCCAAGCCGTTGATAATTTGATGGCAGAAGTTACGCCCACACTCCAACCTGTACCGGGGATTGATTTAGATAATTACAAAAAAACCTTAATTGAACGCTTTGCCAATCCTAAGATTCGAGATCAACTCCCGCGTCTTTGCTTGAATAGCTCCGCCAAAATGCCAAAATTTGTTTTAGGCTCAGTTCGTGATGCGCTGCACCAAGCAAGGGCGATTGATTACATGAGCCTCACCGTTGCAGCTTGGTTCCGTTATCTCAATGGGCTGGATGACCAAGGTAACGCCATTGCCATCGATGATCCAATAGGAGGTACTCTGACTCAACTAGCTCATTCAAGTGGTGGCGATGCCAAACCATTGCTTAACCTAACTGAGATTTTTGGCGATCTATCGCAGTCCCCGCTTTTTGTTGATGCAGTTACGAACTATTTACGCAGGTTGTATGAGTTTGGAGCAAAAGAAACACTAGCCAGATTCTGA
- a CDS encoding SDR family oxidoreductase — translation MTAKATYHFAGKTILITGGAGDIGKATAQRFAANGAGVALLDLNEPKMADVAQELKNYNVPVGTFRCDVTSADDVAKAFTGAVEQLGRIDYVFNNAGYQGVFAKTDEYPEDDFQKVIDINVIGVFHILKTAAQQLRDAGGGAIVNMASYAGVVGPPNMLAYGASKFAVIGMTQTAAKDLAPYGIRVNALSPALIGPGFMWTRQTELQAAVGSQYFDADPKVVEQQMINSVPMRRLGSLEEVASGVAFLMSQEASYITGFNLEVTGGE, via the coding sequence ATGACAGCGAAAGCAACCTATCACTTTGCGGGTAAGACCATCCTAATTACGGGCGGTGCGGGAGATATTGGCAAGGCAACTGCACAGCGTTTTGCCGCCAATGGTGCAGGTGTAGCGCTCCTAGATTTGAATGAACCGAAGATGGCAGATGTGGCTCAGGAACTAAAAAACTACAACGTTCCAGTTGGCACATTTCGCTGTGATGTTACATCTGCTGATGATGTTGCCAAAGCTTTTACTGGTGCTGTAGAGCAGCTTGGGCGGATTGATTATGTATTTAACAACGCAGGTTATCAAGGAGTGTTTGCCAAAACCGACGAATATCCTGAAGACGACTTTCAAAAGGTGATTGACATCAATGTTATCGGCGTTTTCCACATTCTCAAGACGGCTGCCCAGCAACTACGTGATGCGGGTGGAGGTGCGATCGTCAATATGGCGAGTTATGCAGGCGTAGTCGGGCCGCCAAATATGCTAGCTTATGGTGCTTCCAAGTTTGCGGTGATTGGAATGACTCAGACAGCAGCGAAAGATTTGGCTCCTTACGGCATTCGGGTGAATGCACTCTCACCTGCGCTCATCGGCCCTGGTTTTATGTGGACGCGGCAAACAGAATTACAAGCAGCAGTAGGTTCCCAGTACTTTGACGCCGATCCCAAAGTGGTTGAGCAACAGATGATCAATTCAGTCCCAATGCGGCGTCTAGGAAGCTTGGAGGAGGTGGCGAGTGGGGTAGCGTTTCTGATGAGCCAAGAGGCAAGCTACATTACTGGGTTTAACTTGGAGGTTACTGGGGGAGAATAG
- a CDS encoding sugar-binding transcriptional regulator: protein MGEPFLERRDAPHRARKLDLAAHAAWLYYIASNTQEEIAAKLNVSRQAAQRLVALAVSEKLIKFRLDHPLSECIALAESLRDRFALSLCEVVPTDAGSGDTLYGIGICAATHLEAYLMAKTPTILALSSGRTLRAMVEQIPSMNQPQHKIVSIIGNMSHSGRAGRHEVVMHLSDRVGSQAYPVPTPVVATSIEERELLQTQRSFITVKTLAEQAKVTFVGISHIAWNAPLHQDGFINDDEVAELIELGAVGEIAGWAYSDRGVLLQEGTNSRVASVALEQPAHRLIIGVAGSAKKAEAILAALHGKLITGLITDEAAAQAILSRV, encoded by the coding sequence ATGGGAGAACCTTTTTTGGAGCGGCGCGATGCGCCCCATCGTGCTCGCAAATTAGACTTGGCTGCTCATGCTGCTTGGCTCTATTACATCGCTAGCAATACCCAAGAAGAAATTGCCGCAAAGCTCAATGTGTCCCGGCAAGCTGCACAACGCCTAGTGGCACTGGCAGTCAGTGAAAAATTGATTAAATTTCGACTCGATCATCCTTTGAGTGAATGTATTGCTTTGGCTGAGTCATTACGCGATCGCTTTGCTCTGTCGCTTTGTGAAGTAGTACCAACTGATGCAGGCAGTGGTGATACATTATACGGAATTGGTATATGTGCTGCCACCCACTTAGAGGCTTATCTGATGGCTAAAACCCCAACGATACTAGCGTTGTCATCAGGTCGGACATTGCGAGCAATGGTGGAGCAGATTCCCTCAATGAACCAACCCCAGCATAAGATTGTGTCAATTATTGGGAACATGTCCCACTCTGGGCGTGCAGGTCGCCACGAAGTGGTCATGCATTTATCTGATCGCGTCGGTTCCCAAGCTTACCCAGTGCCGACTCCAGTTGTTGCGACTAGCATTGAAGAACGAGAACTTTTGCAGACTCAGCGATCGTTTATCACCGTCAAAACTCTTGCCGAGCAAGCCAAAGTAACCTTTGTCGGAATTAGTCACATTGCCTGGAATGCCCCATTACATCAAGACGGCTTCATCAATGACGATGAGGTGGCTGAATTGATTGAACTGGGAGCAGTCGGAGAAATTGCAGGTTGGGCTTACAGCGATCGCGGAGTATTACTGCAAGAAGGGACAAACAGTCGAGTTGCTAGTGTAGCCCTCGAACAACCGGCTCATCGACTAATTATTGGTGTGGCAGGCAGTGCGAAAAAGGCGGAGGCGATTTTGGCTGCTCTACATGGCAAGTTAATTACAGGGCTGATTACCGATGAAGCCGCTGCCCAAGCCATTCTTTCTAGAGTTTAG
- a CDS encoding SDR family NAD(P)-dependent oxidoreductase, with translation MTGKLEGKVAIITGASAGIGEATAIALATEGAIVVLAARRGDRIQALAERIEANGGKALPIVTDMTDETQVNNLVAKANAELGRVDILVNNAGIALLGTIEAGNSSDWRRSFDLNVLGLLYATHAVLPLLKAQKSGHIVNISSVAGRTARAGVGVYNATKWGVNALSEALRQEVHKDNIRVTIIEPGLVDTEIDSQITDPVAKQRIEERRKAITPLQSEDVAAAIVYAVTQPPRVNVNEILIRPTGQEH, from the coding sequence ATGACAGGAAAATTAGAGGGAAAAGTAGCAATTATCACTGGTGCTTCAGCGGGAATTGGAGAAGCAACTGCGATCGCCTTGGCAACTGAAGGAGCAATAGTAGTGCTTGCTGCTAGGCGTGGCGATCGCATTCAGGCGTTAGCAGAACGCATTGAAGCTAATGGTGGCAAGGCATTGCCTATTGTCACCGATATGACTGATGAAACTCAGGTAAATAACTTGGTGGCAAAGGCAAATGCAGAATTGGGAAGGGTCGATATCCTTGTAAATAATGCAGGGATTGCCTTACTGGGCACTATTGAAGCTGGAAATAGCTCAGACTGGCGGCGATCGTTTGACCTCAACGTATTAGGACTGCTATATGCTACTCATGCCGTTTTGCCTCTGTTGAAGGCGCAAAAATCGGGGCATATAGTCAATATCTCCTCTGTGGCTGGCCGGACAGCACGGGCGGGCGTTGGTGTTTACAATGCTACCAAATGGGGTGTTAATGCTCTGTCTGAAGCATTGCGTCAAGAAGTCCATAAAGACAACATCCGCGTCACGATAATCGAACCTGGTTTGGTGGATACGGAAATTGACAGCCAAATTACCGATCCCGTTGCCAAACAACGGATTGAAGAACGACGCAAGGCAATTACACCTCTGCAAAGCGAAGACGTTGCTGCTGCGATCGTTTATGCCGTTACCCAACCGCCACGCGTTAATGTCAACGAAATCCTCATCCGACCAACGGGACAAGAACATTAA
- a CDS encoding MFS transporter, translating into MAQFQAEPLALSGSQKNWVLLGVGLGVFMSTLDVGIINVALPTLVQAFGTNFPTTQWAVLSYQLVSSGLVLGATRLGDMWGKKSLYQGGLVLFTFSSLLCGFAPSIEWLIAFRALQGLGAVFISGLGLAIIAEVFPSSERGRAVGVIGSVVSLGIAFGPSAGGLLLSWSGWHSIFFINVPLGIIASFLIARVVPPSARIEGKQKFDFLGAILALLTLGSFGLGMTLGQSQGFGSTNALVLLAIATVSFTTFLVVEAILKQPLLELKLFRNLQLSMGLLSGWLAFIVIGGSLLIVPFFLERVKQYPTVKVGLLLAVSPVLSGLIAPLAGILSDRFGARLISSIGLGLMIGGCLGISTFDAQITELGYVSRYFIYGIGLGLFQSPNNSTVMGSVPRERLGIASGLLSLSRTSGNTVGVSVIGAVFGALIASMSAGADVSVAPPDAIVAGFQGTFRFAALILCGAAVASVLRIGRGGAGEQGRTRGQGDKQNS; encoded by the coding sequence TTGGCACAATTCCAAGCAGAACCTCTGGCTTTATCAGGCTCTCAAAAAAATTGGGTCTTACTCGGTGTCGGACTTGGGGTATTCATGTCTACCCTGGATGTGGGCATCATTAATGTTGCTTTGCCCACATTAGTACAAGCCTTTGGCACTAATTTCCCTACGACTCAATGGGCTGTATTGAGTTACCAGTTGGTCAGTTCCGGTTTAGTTTTGGGAGCAACCCGCTTAGGAGATATGTGGGGTAAGAAGTCCTTATACCAGGGGGGACTTGTTCTATTCACTTTCAGTTCGCTATTGTGTGGTTTTGCACCTAGTATCGAGTGGTTGATCGCCTTTCGGGCACTTCAAGGATTAGGCGCTGTGTTCATTTCTGGACTGGGTTTAGCAATCATCGCAGAAGTTTTTCCCTCTTCCGAACGAGGTCGGGCTGTTGGCGTCATCGGTAGTGTAGTGTCACTGGGAATTGCTTTTGGCCCCTCTGCTGGCGGATTGCTTTTAAGCTGGTCAGGCTGGCATAGTATATTCTTCATCAATGTACCCTTGGGGATTATCGCTAGTTTCTTAATAGCTCGTGTGGTACCACCTTCTGCACGCATTGAAGGTAAACAGAAATTTGACTTTTTGGGAGCCATATTGGCTTTATTGACTCTAGGTAGTTTTGGTTTAGGTATGACGCTAGGGCAAAGCCAGGGCTTTGGCAGTACCAATGCATTAGTATTATTAGCGATCGCCACTGTAAGTTTCACGACTTTTTTGGTAGTTGAAGCGATTCTAAAGCAGCCACTATTAGAGCTAAAGCTGTTTCGCAATCTTCAGTTGAGTATGGGTTTGCTAAGTGGCTGGCTAGCATTCATTGTTATTGGCGGTTCGCTACTCATCGTCCCTTTCTTTCTAGAGAGGGTCAAGCAATATCCGACGGTAAAAGTAGGGCTATTACTAGCCGTGTCACCTGTACTTAGTGGGTTAATTGCCCCACTAGCTGGAATACTTTCAGACCGTTTTGGCGCTCGACTAATCAGTTCAATTGGGTTGGGGTTGATGATTGGCGGCTGTCTGGGGATTAGCACCTTTGACGCTCAAATTACTGAGTTAGGTTATGTATCGCGCTATTTTATTTACGGCATTGGTCTGGGTTTATTCCAATCGCCCAATAACAGCACTGTTATGGGATCAGTACCGAGGGAACGGCTAGGGATTGCTTCTGGGCTGCTGTCTTTATCACGTACATCAGGTAACACCGTAGGAGTTTCTGTAATCGGGGCAGTATTTGGAGCCTTAATCGCAAGCATGTCTGCGGGTGCAGATGTCTCTGTCGCCCCTCCTGATGCGATCGTTGCAGGGTTCCAAGGAACTTTTCGCTTCGCAGCCCTAATACTGTGTGGGGCAGCTGTTGCGTCTGTTTTAAGGATCGGTAGAGGGGGGGCAGGGGAGCAGGGGAGGACAAGGGGACAAGGAGATAAACAAAACTCCTAA
- a CDS encoding Npun_R2821/Npun_R2822 family protein, whose protein sequence is MDNFGIYTLANDVVFDQLVALLNSIEVNVSADIPICIIPYDDRLERVKQEIHSRSNVTLFDDKSSIQKWDDFAVQVWNAYPINSRKNKPSMEWNKKNNLIRKMCAFDGEFEKFVFYDADSLAMNKLDKVLEKLDQYDFVFDDWEHTKQTSVAAFDLPKLEQKMSLSESEIRRKIHCSSFFGSKRGILGTEELKILKKRLIEDKEVEWINELAWWCDADLFSYMTFRIARSLFNFTLSPNGEDRTGNCASVNLFVNIDNVLYNQQGLKPIHRLHYMGYGAIEFARLCKGEDVNICYKNEFLHYRFLKQPEQKPKRLKPPSIAARSNRFIKKVWNKINQTISYT, encoded by the coding sequence ATGGATAATTTTGGGATTTACACACTTGCTAATGACGTGGTATTTGACCAACTAGTAGCCTTGCTAAATAGTATTGAGGTGAATGTTAGTGCAGATATTCCTATTTGTATCATTCCCTATGATGACCGCTTAGAGCGAGTTAAGCAGGAGATACATTCTCGATCTAATGTTACCCTATTTGACGATAAAAGCTCGATTCAAAAATGGGATGATTTTGCCGTTCAAGTTTGGAATGCTTATCCAATAAATAGCCGGAAAAATAAGCCTTCTATGGAATGGAACAAAAAAAATAATTTAATCAGAAAAATGTGTGCTTTTGATGGTGAGTTTGAAAAATTTGTGTTTTATGATGCTGATAGTTTGGCAATGAATAAGCTGGACAAGGTTTTAGAAAAACTAGACCAATACGACTTTGTGTTTGATGACTGGGAACACACAAAACAAACTTCAGTTGCAGCTTTCGACTTGCCGAAGTTAGAACAAAAAATGTCTTTGTCTGAATCTGAAATCAGACGAAAAATACACTGTTCTAGTTTTTTTGGTTCAAAAAGGGGTATTTTAGGCACTGAAGAGTTAAAAATACTCAAAAAGCGATTGATAGAAGATAAAGAAGTCGAATGGATTAATGAACTTGCTTGGTGGTGTGACGCAGATTTATTTAGTTACATGACTTTCAGAATTGCTCGGTCGCTATTTAACTTTACACTCAGTCCTAATGGCGAAGATAGAACTGGCAACTGTGCTAGTGTAAATCTATTTGTGAACATTGATAATGTTCTTTACAACCAACAGGGATTAAAACCAATTCATCGTCTTCACTATATGGGCTATGGTGCTATTGAATTTGCCCGCTTGTGTAAAGGTGAGGATGTTAATATTTGTTACAAAAATGAATTTTTACACTATCGCTTTCTGAAGCAACCAGAGCAAAAACCGAAGCGATTAAAGCCACCTAGTATAGCGGCTAGAAGCAATCGATTTATCAAAAAAGTTTGGAATAAAATTAATCAAACTATTTCCTACACTTAG